The sequence TACAATGCTCACCAGTGTTGCCAGTGAGCATGACTTGTTCATCCCTCCGCTTCTTCTTGAGACAGTTTAGACACATGACCACGACTAATAGGCTCAGCACTATCACTGACACAGTCCCCAAGACTCCGCCCACTACTGCACCCACTGTCCCGCCACTCATAACAGAACCGCTGCTCTTAACTACACCTGCAATCATAAGAAAAGTTCATTGTAACACTGGCCCATAACTTTAGGTTTGGATTGTccataattttctgaaagcttaaagtAAATCAAATCAAAGTCATTTTGGGGCTGATTTGTTGAAATCAGGTCCATTTATAATTAGGAACTgaacataccatctgaaaggtTTTTCgcaagctttcagaaaatcaaaattTCACTTTCACAAAAATTGGAATTCAAGTTTGGTAATCAAAAGCAGCCATTATACACTCGTATTTGAAATATTACCTCGAACGTTTTCCTTTGACTGGGCAGCACCCAACACTGTCACCCCCTGCATAGCCTGTGTTGCGACCCCCTGCATAGCCTGAGTTGTGACCCCCTGCATAGATAGTGTCATTGTCTCCTGTGAGGTTGCCTGTACAGTAGTTGATAGTTGTGTGGTGGGAGTCAATGTCAGAGGAGAAGAAAGAGGAGAAGAATCATCAGAGGAGCTCTTAAGAATGGTGGGGGGCTCTGGTGTGGCTACTATCAAAGGCTCTGTAAGtgaagcaataattatagtgattccCAAAGCCAGCTAACAAGTGTTAATGGCTGAAGCCAACCTATCCTGGCCTAGAGGGGagtcagtgtgtgtacactgccTCCACATAAGGTAACGCTATTAGGCAGAATGCTTGTAATAGGAACAAAAGCTAATAACTTACAAATATGTTATTCTAGGATTGTTACACGAAAGTATTGATTGTCTCACAGTCGAAAATAAACTCAAAACAACGCAGGTGTACAAAACTCACTTTTTGTGTGTTTGACATTCCTCACACGAGCACTGAGAGCGAGGGTCACGTCTCCACgccccacacccctcacaaTACGAGGGGGCGGGAACTTGTTACTGGTAACCAGAGGGTCCCAATCAGCAGCCAATACATTCACTAGTTCCCTCACATCGCGATCAAAGTCAGCCACCAGCACCAGCAGCTTGAAGCCATCCTGTGCGGCAGTGCATGTTACACACTATGAGGCTCAGAACATAATctcataatttatagtgtaTTTTGTCATCTACATAGTTTATTTATACTATCCAATGTCTACTTCACCTTCCACTGCTCTCCGCTGAGTGTGAGGGGATTACCGAGTCTCTTCCGTTGGTTAATCCATCTCCTCTCTCCAGGGAAGCTCACGTTGTCAGAGTCCATTGACACCAGCCCCAGATCAACAGTACTCCATCCCTCCGGACAAACTAGTCTCTCGAAGCTCCTCTCTTTTATATAAGGTCCCGTAGTAGTGTGTATTAGTCGAGGGAGGAGACAAAGAGTGAGAGCGTTGTCACAGGGATCCAGGTGACACAGAGTAGTGGAGAGGGAGTCACAGCAGCGGCCAGTGTAGAGTTGATGTGATGGGTTTTgattagttgggcggagcccgaccgtccctgacgggaggtcgggggatacgcttatataggatttgtacttgTGTATTATGTAATACTGCTTGGAGCATCATGAATATAATcattttaagtgggtgttaaacGCAATATGCACCGCACTGCAACACACTGGCTGGCACTGAAAACAACATGACTTTGCTACTAAATTAAAAGAGCAAGAATGGCCCAAGTGCTACAATGTTTTGGATGTGGGGATGAGCTATCAAGGCCTGGTAACAGGAGAGCTCTTGATGGTCCAGCTGGAAAGGAAGTGTTGGACCTGTGGACAATGCTACTGGAGAATGAGGAAGAACAGATGTGTGCTGATGTCGACATTAACAGTATTGTAaatggcagtgataaaaaCAGATTGCCCAAAATGTGCAGGAAATGTTTCGGTAGATATAGCAGCTTTCTTGAAGCACAGGTAATaatgaaaataaaatttgtaaTTAGCTGAAAGAAGTAACTAAGTCTTAGGTCACACTGTCCACATAAACATGACTTAGAACAAATATCACAGCACAAGCAATTGAAACCGAGATCAACATGTTTGTAATTGTCAATATTTCGGAAAAGACTATCCCTTCTACAATCTGTAGTGTTGAAGTTTGAAGCATATTCTTTAATCTCATTATTAACTTGATGGTAAATTCTTGCCTTTAAAAGGGTTACACGTGATGGTTTACCATCTCGACCTGCTCTACCAGTCTCTTGTACATAGCTACTGATATCGTCTGACAGGCCAACATGAATGATTTACCGAATGTTGGGACAATCAACACCCATACCAAATGCCATAGTAGCTACAACAATGTGAAGATTGCCATCACCCTTAAATAAACGAATGATTTCAGATTTATGGGCTGGATCAGTGACACTTGTAAACATGTCCACGAGGTGAAATTCAGGAAGATCAGGTGCATCATCAGGATTTGTGAATGCAGCTCCAAGGTAATCCTTAAAGAAGAGGTACATGTCACCACACACTCCAAAAGAACGTCCATATATGATTGTTTTGGGAAACTTGTTTCTCTCGATTACCAATTTCTGGGCCAAGTTTTGGAATGTCTCTGGTATACTTTTGAACAATCCAACAGCATAAATCAAATTTGGGATTACTGGGACTCTCGTAATGACAAATGGGTTTCTTAGGCCAACAATACGAGAAATGAATGAAATGTCACTTCGGGTAGCTGTTGCTGTTAGCGCCATCACATGAACTGATGTTGGAATGAGGCTGCGCACTTCTCTAATTCTCAACAGCATTTGCCTGAAAgtctcacccctgcaataatattattggtacaCATGTTAATAAAAAACAATGAGTCAAATACATACCATTTCTTCACACAATGAACTTCATCGATTATCAAAGCCTTGAGTCTATTAGCATACACATCTCCCCCCAGAAGTCTTCTCCAATGCTTCTTGCTGATGATCATTTCAGGTGTAAAGAATACTAGCTGATACTTTCCATGGAAGATCGCATCCATTGTAGCTGCATCAGACATCTCGCCCGAGACATATGTGCTAGATGCCTTTAGAACAATAGATGgctacctatatatagaataAAAGCATCCAGCTTAGAATGATCTAGTTACGTGTAAACAGCTCATAttcacatgtacgtataattatatgtatgttctATCTAGCCTTACATACCTGATCATGAATGATGGCCAGCAGAGGAGTGACTACTTACTACAATAGAATAACCTTTCTCCTTCTCCAATATTTTGTCAAATGCTGCAGGCAAACAAGCATAGCAAAGGCTCTTTCCAAATCCAGTAGGCAATACAGCAAGACATCTCTGCCTCTCAGAAAAGAAGTGACTACTTCCAAGCTCGTTAGCAGCTTCTGTGACAGCTTGTGTAACTTTCTCCATTTTGCTCATGGCAGCTCCGCCCAGCTGCACACCCACCTAgctaagtgggtgttaaccaaccacttgcaatactgcaatctgattgggctgcactcctcagtgcagcagtacaaatcctatataagcgtGTCACCCGGCCACCCGTTGGGAACGGGTAccgggctccgcccagctaggtTTTGATAGGACGATAGTAAGAGCTCTAGTGAAGCCTCACAACATACCTGGATAGATTGAAGTGATTGATAACAACAGACTATACACTGTGCCTTACTAAGGATAGTAGTGTTAATATTAGAAGGGCTCTAATCTTCATTGTCGTCCAGTCCTCCACTGTGactatagtatacatgtataacactTCCAGTTCCTTCAACGGTGTGGGAGGAGACTCATTGCGCATGCCCGGTGTAGaagtgcgcatgcgtataaATAATTggctgtacaataattatcattataacATAAACATAATAATAGAAGATCAAACAAATAACACAGCTAGTCTAGGAGGATATGTCCAGTGCACTTGGTTCACAATAGTCAGGATTATCAAACACCTCACAGTTCACTGACTGCTGACTAGCCACTCTCCTGATAGTTCCGTCACCATATTCGCCGTACGGATTAAGCTGGTTGCTTGATAGGCTGTGTGGTGGGGGAGGGGGCTGGGAGGGTGGGAGGGGATACCCCTGCTCTCCAGGAGGGAGGTCATAATCAGCCTCGTCAATGCGTGGTGGTTTCACTGGTAGAGGGGGATACCCCTGCTCATCAGGAGGGAGGTCATAATCGTCCTCATCAATCTGAGCTGGTTTGGCTGGCATAGCATCAGGTGGAATGGCATAGTCATCATTGCTGGCTTCCATGGAGAAGTAGAGAGGATTGTCATTGTCTAGAGTGCGCTCAATGTCGACTGTTTCGTAGAGTGATGTGCTATTGTAGACAGGAGCAGGACTGACATTGGAGCTAGACACTGCCGAGTTGTTCATAGTCACCATCACATAGTTGGGATTTTCCAGAGACTCTGAAGAAGAAATGTCAATTATTGAGATGACAATAAGTGCAAAATTGctcaataataatatgcaattTACAGTACAACTAATAGCTACTCACGTTTAGCTGCTGCTGGGTCACTGATCTTGAAGCTTGCGCTGCTCTTTTTCTTGTACCACCAAATCACCAATACAATTGCTATGACAACCAGTACAGAACCAATCAGGAGTCCAATCACTAATCCAGCAACACCCCCTTCGGACAGACCGCTAGCCTGGGGGTCTGGTAAGAAACTATGATAAAATGTGTTCGTTTCATTCAATAACTTACTTCCACCGCCCAGTGTCGTATTGCTTGGAGCAGTTGTATCTTCAGTACTAGCTGTAGTATTTGTTGCAGTAGCTATTGTACTAGCTGAAGTGCTTGTTGCTGCAGTCTTCACTGTGGTTGTGGTCTGTCCTGGGAGACTAGTTGTAGCCATTGGCAATGTTGTAGAGGGAGGAATAGTATCAGGTGTTGTCTCACTGTTTGGAGTAGTTGCTTCTGCTGTTGTTGATGGGACATTGGTAGTTGCTGGTACGGTTGCTTCTGCTGTTGTTGGTGGTGTATTGGTAGTAGCTGGGACTGTTGCTTCTGCTGTTGTTGATGGGACATTGGTATTAGCTGGGACTGTTGTGGCCACTAAAGTGTAACATATTATGTACAGTCAAACACAATTATGGACATGTTTTCAATGTACTTCCTTAACTGTACAATACACATCTGttcagtgcatgcacacacaatgccGTACTCACCAACAGCCTGATCACAATTAGCTCCAGTGAAACTATCAGTGCATCTCAACAGAATACTGACTCCTAATGTATTCCCAAACTCTCCAATGATAGTTTCTGTTACCATTTCATCACTATTAAATGTATTTCTAGAAATGGTGAAGCGATCTATTAAAGCTTGTGTCCGTTGGGTATTTgttactgagacaaccactcGGAACACCCCCTATTGAAGATACATGATTATAGGGATTAGTTAGAATTACTTACCGGCCATTGTCCAATGTCAGGAGAGAAACTGACTGGATTTAATAAAACATCAGTTTCCAAGAATTGGCCAAAATTAACTGTTACACCACTTAGAGAATCATGATTGAAAGATCTCTCCCCATAGTTGCATGGATTGGAAGACTCATCTTCTTGTGCACAGACATTAAACATATTGCGGCAGCCTTGGTTGCAGTTGTTGCTTGGTCTACAGCACAGTCCTGTCGTGTCAGTACTGTTACTGTCCAGGTAGGAGTGCAGCGTCATCTCAAGGACAAACTGCGGACCATTCTGTCCACACACTCCTCTCAGCTGCAGGCAATGAAAACCAGTAACTTAGTAACACATTCTATAGCAAACATGTTGTATTTAGTCTGTAAGTAAAGGGGGTGTACCTGAGACAGACACACTAGTTGAATGAACAGCATGATCCATGGTTGAAACATGTTGCTTAATAGCACAGAATCTCTTGTTGTCTCAGTTAGCTATTGACTTGATCTGATCTAGATTTAGCAGCTAGCTCAACCAACACACATCACAGGTTGTATGTGGTCTATTAATGCAATTACAGTGTCACAGCTATTACCTAATTAGTACAATTAGCTACCTTGTGTGGAATTGTTGTAAGTATTCATGAGAACAATCCATaaaacagtgtacacagtctAGTCTGTATCTATGTATGTCACCATTCCATGTAGCTGTAGATGCATTGCAGTAGATCTATGTCTGCAATAAATCATCATGCAGCAATGCAATAGATCTGCACTGCATTTTAGTGATGcaagggttagggttagtgatgcaaagtgggtggggctgctaaGTGAtctagtctcgcgggccatacaaaaaaattaatgggcGTGTCACCTTGCCCCATTGTTTACATTGATAAAATAATTAGCACAACGTGGTACTAGTGAAAGATCATCTACGTCTAGTCTAGTCTACGAACGTCGCTGACCGCTCCTAGTGTACCCAGTCAGCCTCCTAACGAGTAGCCCAGTACTATGAGCCTCTGAGCCTCTGAGGGAATGCTGAAGCCACTAGAACTACTGCTCCTAGTGtgtctggtgtgtgtgtgtgtgcccaccaGAGCCCAGGACTGGAGACAGTGTCCAGTGAGGGACTACACATCACCAGCCGTGAGGGACAGAGGGACACTGGGGTCACTGCTAGACACTGCTAGAGTCACCAGAGACAGTATTGTGAGCAATGACCTGCCATACGAGGATATCCGTAGGGAGATCAGTGAAGTgtgagtagtgtgtgtggtgtgtgcacctgtgctgtgtggtgtgtgttgtatcAGCCTCAAGGGCAATCAATAATCTCTCTCATCTTATTCTCAACCACACACCTAATTCCTCAAAGGGTGACTGTTGTTTTTGAGTTCCCACACGTTTCCTGCAATTATATATCCCAAACTTTCACACGCATAATTACAATGTCCTTTTTATTAGTGAATAATAAACGTTACATTTCCATTGCCAACTCCCCAAATTGTTATTTCCGTGGCATCACAAGGCCAGCTAATATCATCACCACTCTATGGGTTCCTATCACGTCAGCACCATTAATGTCGCTACTTGTATCACAGTACTGAGTGGCTTCATTAATCCTCCTCTCTCTTATAGCTACAACCAGAGTGGTCTCAGTGTGGAGCCATTTGTGAGTCTGTGGATACAGTACTCAGAGAACTACCTCTACCTCTCATGTGAGTCAGCCTGCCACTGAATGATGGTGTCCAATGAATGATGGTGTCTAGAGGGGCACTGCTTACTGTACATTGTCTGCTTACTGTACAGTGTCTGCTTACTGTACATTGTCTGCTTACTGTACAGTGTCTGCTTACTGTACATTGTCAGCTTACTGTACATTGTCTGCTTACTGTACATTGTCTGCTTACTGGTATTGTAGCATCTGTTGTTGGCTGATGTGTGTCAGCACATGTTGTGTCTATAGGTTATGTGTATTTACTAAATGGGATTTTTTTTATTGTTTATCCTGCAGCGTTTGTattgtttgtgggtgtggtcttccCGCTGGTGGTGGTGGGGTTGTGGGCGTTCTGGGAATGTTGTCACGAGACTGACAGAGAACACGACGATCAGGATGACCacaggtgagtgggcgtgagtgtgtgtgtggtgtgtgggtgtgagtgtgcgtgtaCCCTTACAGACATCATACTGTGAGGTCCCAAGCTCTCACCTGGTCACTATCAGTGATTGTGTTTCTCCTGCTCCTCTTGCTGTGTGTGTTCCTCGGAGTGTTACTAGCAGGTAACTCTCTCGTCAGCTCTGGTGTACGGAGTGGGGGCgtggcagtgggtgtggtcttacctgagctagctagagtgaGGGACAATGCGTTGGAACAAGTGGAGCACTTGCTAGTGGACGACTACAATCAACTATTAGAGAGTGTGGAAGGCAATGTTCTGAAGTAAGTGTTGGACTGGCCCAGATTACTGCCTCCTTAACTAATGACTTGTGTTCTCCCTCGTGTAGTTCTGTTGGCCCTGGAGTAGCAGCCGCAGTGACGATTATGACACAGAATGACACAGATGCCTTCCAGGCCATTGTAAGCTGTTcaccactgtgtgtgtgtatacctgtTACCGTGACTACCCGCTACAGCTCCTAGAGGAGGTGAAACTGGCACACAGTCTACACAACCATACCGAGTCTCTAGTGACCTCATTGTCTGGTCTTCAGTCAATGTTACTAGCTATCAATGAATCATTGGTTGACCTATTGACCTCGTGCAATGCTGTGATGAACTCAGCCCTCGGCAACTcaagtgtgggtgtggcttgtggGAATTTGACAGCTATCAATGCGGACAGTTTATACCCTCGTATCCATGGTGATGTGGAGGGTTGGAGGTCCTTACTGACAGAGCTAAACCAACTACTCCCTATTCAGCCTCAGCCCAACACCCTCAACACAACACTGGTGGGTGGAAGTATTCATAATGATTTAAGCACATACatgtcctatatatatacctaacCCCACACTATCCTGTAGGTTGCCTTGTGTATACCTAACCCCACACTATCCTGTAGGTTGCCTACCTTGTGTATACCTAACCCCACACTACCCTGTAGGTTGCCTACCTTGTGTATACCTAACCCCACACTATCCTGTAGGTTGCCTTGTGTATACCTAACCCCACACTATCCTGTAGGTTGCCTACCTTGTGTATACCTAACCCCACACTACCCTGTAGGTTGCCTTGTGTATACCTAACCCCACACTATCCTGTAGGTTGCCTACCTTGTGTATACCTAACCCCATACTACCCTGTAGGTTGCCTTGTGTATACCTAACCCCACACTACCCTGTAGGTTGCCTTGTGTATACCTAACCCCACACTACCCTGTAGGTTGCCTACCTTGTGTATACCTAACCCCACACTACCCTGTAGGTTGCCTTGTATATACCTAACCCCACACTACCCTGTAGGTTGCCTACCTGACTGACTCCACCCTCAACACCACCACTGACCATATCGGCCACTTGAGCTCTTTTGGTCGTTCTATTGAGAACTTCCTACAGGAAACAGTGGGCTATTACAACTCAAcgttgacctttgacctacCAAACTCTCAGTCGCAGTTGGACGAGTTTCTAGGACCACGTTACCTTGGCAATTGGGAGGTCATCCGCTATGCCTGTACTCTGACCTTTGCCCTCTTTGTCCTAGTACTAGGGGTGTGTCTACTAGTCCCTATTGGGCGTGGTCTCCTGAGCACTGTGTATAATGGAGAAGATGATATGAATCACTTGGAGACTGCTCATCAAGCAGGAGCAACTCTCAAAAAGTGAGCCTCAAAATCCAGCAAATTTTACAAAAGTATCtgcataactttagttccgttggtccaataacgttaatgattttctgaaagcttagggAGAagcctttcaaatgatgtattgtTGGGGccttaatttgtcattttcggGCTTGGCTATAATAATCCATGGTGGTACAGCCTAACCCCTAACCCCTAACCCTATAATAATCCCTGGTAcagccaaattggcaaatattttTTTCTCTCTaaatgaactttgatgacatcacttAAAAAGATCATCATAACAAACATTATGGCCAAGGTATACTgtacctaaccctaaccctaaccctaacccaagGTGTACTGTacgttaaatagagcatctttgaacggccttaactttagttccatttgtccaataacattaatttttagagAGAGGCTTTCGAATAATATGCAAAAGTCTACACCTGTTTTTGACCAAGTATATGATTATTGGCTGTGTTATTTTCCAAATTTCATCTGTTTCGGTAGCTCCCATTGATATAACCTCCCTCCTATATACGCAGAGTGACCTTTGTActtgtgggggtgtgtgctGTGTCTGCCGCTGGTTTTGGAGTATTCCTTGTTTTGGGCGGAGTTCTTGGACGTTCATGTGGTCGTCATGGTAACTTCTCGTCTCTCCTAGACAACGTGGTGGACCACAGTGACTCGTGGGATGATGGCTACCCTCTAGGAGATTGGATAATAGGGAATACCTCTTATCCCCTCActgtagggggtgtggttaacaGTTGCCGTGGAAACCTCTCGTTGTACGAGTCACTACAGCTCGGTGTTAGGTTGAACCTCAGTTCCCTCAGCTTCAGTGAGCAGGTActagtgtgtactgtactggaTAGCTACTCACGATTGTGCTCTGTACAGGCTCAGTCAATGTATCATGATGCCATGCGTGGTCTGGCCAACACCCTCCCACTatacacacccctcacaccctcacaagcCTCACTCCTCACACTCCTACACAACACCTCCACCCTCTCACTCAACTGGTCCCTGCCTCTAGTACCTGATGCTATATTCACGCAAGACTTTATTGGACTTTCTCAGCTACAGCAAATTATCAATTCTACAGTAAGTATTAGTTAACTTGATATGTTCATACTAACTTATTCAGGAATCTGCTGTGTTGGGAATGTCCTCCTCTGTTGGCAGCGTTAGCAGTGAATCATTGTCAGCCAGTTTATCATCTGCTGAGAGTGCTCTGACTGATCTAATAGCATACATCACTGCGGACCTGATACCCAGTGTGAATGAGAGTGGTGCTAGACTAGCCGAGTGTCTGGTGATGAGTCAAGCTGATCATGTGATGACAGTGAGTGAGGCATTAGCTGTGACAGTCAGAGACAGCAGCATCACGCTAGCCAGGAGAGAGTGTaagcacacacctcacaccacacacacaccaaaccacacacacacacacacacacacacacacacacacactccacaccacacaccccacacacacacacacacacacactccacaccacacaccccacaccccacacacacacacacacacacactccacaccacacacactccaccccacacacacacacacacacacacactccacaccacacacacacacacacacacacactccacaccacacacacacacacacacacacacacacacacacacactccacaccacacacacagtgtctgTGGCTCTAGATAATGTCACCCAGCAGCTACTAGACTACAGCTCCTCCTCCCAGCAAACCCTCCAATGCCAGGCTGGATCTTGCCTCTCTCTGGCCACATTATTCGATCAGTTCACTACTGCCTTCTGTACTGAGTTAGTCCCTGGCATTGATATCTACTGGACCACACTACTGGCCATTCTAACCCTTTCTCTGCTAATACTGCTACTCTCTCTCTTCCTTGCTAGTCGGTTCATCGATCCTGACCTAAAAGAAGCGATGGCTAAGAAGTTTCATCTCTGGAGCTCTGTATTGGAGCAACTCAGAGCGTTGTCATGGTTATTACTGTCGC is a genomic window of Halichondria panicea chromosome 15, odHalPani1.1, whole genome shotgun sequence containing:
- the LOC135348442 gene encoding uncharacterized protein LOC135348442, producing MYTIVTVEDWTTMKIRALLILTLLSLVCCEASLELLLSSYQNPSHQLYTGRCCDSLSTTLCHLDPCDNALTLCLLPRLIHTTTGPYIKERSFERLVCPEGWSTVDLGLVSMDSDNVSFPGERRWINQRKRLGNPLTLSGEQWKDGFKLLVLVADFDRDVRELVNVLAADWDPLVTSNKFPPPRIVRGVGRGDVTLALSARVRNVKHTKKPLIVATPEPPTILKSSSDDSSPLSSPLTLTPTTQLSTTVQATSQETMTLSMQGVTTQAMQGVATQAMQGVTVLGAAQSKENVRGVVKSSGSVMSGGTVGAVVGGVLGTVSVIVLSLLVVVMCLNCLKKKRRDEQVMLTGNTDSEVAALRTGPMDNPNYTVSPNTNSQSGHGFNNSLYGALSQGGLSHDNHMTPSPPPQEPIHSQYSQISREHMENNSLVDSGSYSQVTEPPLPAGYSVVSREHIEEEEYSVVTRENMTDGYSVVTREHLEEASDSEEEESHDFSTSKLLTGH
- the LOC135348441 gene encoding uncharacterized protein LOC135348441, which produces MFQPWIMLFIQLVCLSQLRGVCGQNGPQFVLEMTLHSYLDSNSTDTTGLCCRPSNNCNQGCRNMFNVCAQEDESSNPCNYGERSFNHDSLSGVTVNFGQFLETDVLLNPVSFSPDIGQWPGVFRVVVSVTNTQRTQALIDRFTISRNTFNSDEMVTETIIGEFGNTLGVSILLRCTDSFTGANCDQAVVATTVPANTNVPSTTAEATVPATTNTPPTTAEATVPATTNVPSTTAEATTPNSETTPDTIPPSTTLPMATTSLPGQTTTTVKTAATSTSASTIATATNTTASTEDTTAPSNTTLGGGNPQASGLSEGGVAGLVIGLLIGSVLVVIAIVLVIWWYKKKSSASFKISDPAAAKQSLENPNYVMVTMNNSAVSSSNVSPAPVYNSTSLYETVDIERTLDNDNPLYFSMEASNDDYAIPPDAMPAKPAQIDEDDYDLPPDEQGYPPLPVKPPRIDEADYDLPPGEQGYPLPPSQPPPPPHSLSSNQLNPYGEYGDGTIRRVASQQSVNCEVFDNPDYCEPSALDISS
- the LOC135348443 gene encoding uncharacterized protein LOC135348443, encoding MLKPLELLLLVCLVCVCVPTRAQDWRQCPVRDYTSPAVRDRGTLGSLLDTARVTRDSIVSNDLPYEDIRREISEVYNQSGLSVEPFVSLWIQYSENYLYLSSFVLFVGVVFPLVVVGLWAFWECCHETDREHDDQDDHRHHTVRSQALTWSLSVIVFLLLLLLCVFLGVLLAGNSLVSSGVRSGGVAVGVVLPELARVRDNALEQVEHLLVDDYNQLLESVEGNVLNSVGPGVAAAVTIMTQNDTDAFQAILLEEVKLAHSLHNHTESLVTSLSGLQSMLLAINESLVDLLTSCNAVMNSALGNSSVGVACGNLTAINADSLYPRIHGDVEGWRSLLTELNQLLPIQPQPNTLNTTLVAYLTDSTLNTTTDHIGHLSSFGRSIENFLQETVGYYNSTLTFDLPNSQSQLDEFLGPRYLGNWEVIRYACTLTFALFVLVLGVCLLVPIGRGLLSTVYNGEDDMNHLETAHQAGATLKKVTFVLVGVCAVSAAGFGVFLVLGGVLGRSCGRHGNFSSLLDNVVDHSDSWDDGYPLGDWIIGNTSYPLTVGGVVNSCRGNLSLYESLQLGVRLNLSSLSFSEQAQSMYHDAMRGLANTLPLYTPLTPSQASLLTLLHNTSTLSLNWSLPLVPDAIFTQDFIGLSQLQQIINSTESAVLGMSSSVGSVSSESLSASLSSAESALTDLIAYITADLIPSVNESGARLAECLVMSQADHVMTVSEALAVTVRDSSITLARRELSVALDNVTQQLLDYSSSSQQTLQCQAGSCLSLATLFDQFTTAFCTELVPGIDIYWTTLLAILTLSLLILLLSLFLASRFIDPDLKEAMAKKFHLWSSVLEQLRALSWLLLSLGIALWFVVTVATDEFFLMRFCDGANSICCVQCVWGVGVVFILLAAIVGGVSRVYQCVIVYRITQCAHAKVKRYWVDRKNALQFYTQLLVLLLQDVPFLILAGVYTTRPNPLTVSALFTITSSLTGILAYILYLVLERGNILAYCTWLKKALTINGCPKKATLEVTSPEGLDNGHANGGIPMMNRRRPRGRYGSSESDQSDDSQTTTQQDGDWQYATTRLSNIPEQPEGLEMIRRAPLNLSPPSPPRSYLSPSPPPGRPLVHVVPHLEDSGSYSELSQAQGSASVMLDHLDPSNESALALRREAAIQQPMVGGVEIAPRGFATPTSSDCGSIYTVSEYPGYLSSQPADDYYRDEYSDSDLSQLHSQRGGRHTLRMGVAIGEVSMDV